TTACTTCTTGGTTTGACACGCCATTTTACCACATTTTATACAAAGATAGAGATGATACCGAAGCACAACATTTTATGGATACGCTTACGGATTATTTGAACATTCCGGAAAATGGAAAAATACTGGATTTGGCTTGTGGCCGTGGTAGACATGCAGTGTACTTAAACTCTCTAGGCTTTGATGTTACAGGTGCCGATTTGAGCGAAAATAGCATTAGCTACGCCAAACAGTTTGAAAATGACACCTTACATTTTGATGTGCACGATATGTGTAAGCCTTACAACAAACCCTTTGATGCTATTTTTAATTTATTCACTAGTTTTGGGTATTTTGAGAAAGATGCATACAATTTACATACCATAAATGCAATTAAAACCGATTTAAATGAAACCGGATTTGGCGTTATAGATTTTATGAATAGTGAATTTGTTATAGACAATTTAGTGCCCGAAGAAGTAAAAACGGTTGATGGTATAAATTTCAACTTAAAACGTTATGTGAAGGATGGCTATATTGTAAAAAACATTAGCTTTACTGCCGATGGTGAAGATTTCGAGTTTCAAGAACGCGTTAGGGCTTTTACTTTAGCCGACTTTGAAGCGTTTTTTGAGCAAGCTGGTGTTTTTTTGTTAGATATTTTTGGCGATTATAAATTGCATAAATACAACGCCAAAACATCCGAGCGTTTAGTGATGATTTTTAAATAATATTAATTTAATTTTAAGCAGGTTTTATTTTAAATGAACAAATTTCTGTTTCCAATTCTGGCTGTTATTCTAGGCTTTATTTTAGCGAATGTTACTAAAAATCAAAAATCTTGGAATAACAAGCTACTGCTCTCTTTCAGTGGCTCGTTTTTATTAGCATTAACTCTTTTTGAATTACTTCCTGAAGTATACGAGCACTTAGACTCCAAACGTTCTGGGCTATTTATTATGTGCGGTATTATGCTCCAAATTGTATTGGAGTTGTTTTCTAAAGGTGCCGAACATGGGCATGTACACATCCATAAACACGCCACCGTTTTTCCATGGTCGTTGTTTATTAGTTTGTGTATTCATAGTTTTTTAGAAGGTTTTTCTATTCATGACCACAATGATATGGTTTACGGTATTTTGGTACATAAAATTCCTATTGCAACCTTAATCACCATGTTTTTACTTCAATCTAGTTATACTAAAACACAAATAGCCGGCTTTTTATTAGTTTTTGCTTTTATGACGCCTTTAGGCACTTATATAGGCAATACTTGGGAAGCTGTTGCGGCATATTCACAAATTATTAATGCTTTTGTTATAGGTATCTTTTTTCATATTTCTACCACCATTTTATTTGAAAGCGGCGAAGGGCATAAATTTAATTTATCTAAATTTATATCTATTGTTGTAGGTGTTGGAGTGGCATATTTGATTTGAGGCTTTAGACAAAATTATAAACTTTGAAGCCCTAAGCTTTGAAACTTTGAATCTTTTAAAAATGTTTTCAAAAGAAGAATCTAGATTATTACGTCAAGAATTTTGGACAAGTTTTGGGAAATCGTTTCCTAGAAAATGGATTTTGTACGACACGAAATTAAAAGGATTTAGTTTTAAATTTCATTTTGATACAAAAACAGCATTGGTGGCTATTGACTTGGAGGACGATTTAGAATTCCGAATAAAGTATTGGGAAAAACTGCTGGCTTTAAAATCAATTCTTTTAGACGATTTTTTACCTGAAGCTATTTTTGAAGAAGCTTATTTTCTTGAAAACGAAAAAGAAATTTCTAGAATTTACATACCCTTAGAACAAAAAGTCTCTATTCATAACAAAAATACTTGGCGTGATGTTATGGAATTCTTTAATGAAAAGATGAACTTATTTGAAGCTTTTTTTGAGGAGTATAAAGATGTGATTGAGGGTTGAAGCTTTAGGCAAAATTGTTAATTGTTAATTTTCAATCGCTTTTACCATTTCATAATCGTCCATTATAAAGCCATTGCCAATATCTGTAACTATTTCTTTGGTTTTAATAAATCCCATTTTTTTATAAGCAAGAATAGAAGAAGTATTAAACTTATTCACATGCAGTATTACTTTTTTCAGTTGGAATGAGTTCGTCAATTCCGTAACATATTGCATCGCTGCTTTTCCTATTTTCTTTCCACGATAATCATTTAACACATACAGTTTACTTAGAAATAGAAAATCAATTTCTTTTTTAACCCCTAGATAGCCTACAGGAATATTATTATAAGTGATACAAAAAAACAAAAATCCTTGATTAACTTGATCTTCTAATGCCTGCACTGAATTATATTTAATAAGCATATACTCAATTTGTTCTAAACTAATTATTGATATGTAATGCTCAAGCCAAATAATATCAGCCAGCTTTGAAATACTTTTAAAATCAGTTAAACTTAATGCTGGTTTTATTTTAATCATAAACTATTCCGTAAAAATCAATAATAAAATGAAAAACAATGAGATTCATGCTTTTGAAGGAATGAAAAAAAGATCAATTAAATAACATAAAAGAATATCATAAAAAAATGAAATACTGCGCCAGCAAGCACAAATAAATGCCAAATAACATGATTATAAGGAATTTTCTTTATCGCATAAAATATAATACCAACAGTATACGATAATCCACCAGCAAATAATAGCAATATACCATTACTCTCCATTTGTATTGAAAGGTTTGTGAAATCGAACACAATAAGCCACCCCATTACTAAATATAACAACGTTGAAAATATTTCGAACCTTCCCGTAAAGAACAGTTTTAAAATAACGCCAAAAAAAGCGATACCCCATACTATATAAAATAAGGTCCACCCTAAACTTTGGGGTAACGTAATTAATAATATAGGTGTATAAGTTCCCGCAATAAGAAAGTAAATACTAATGTGATCTACAATGCGGAAGTAATGTTTTTTAACTTCGTCTTTTACAGAATGAAATACCGTTGAAGCGGTAAACAAAGTAATAATAGAAATGCCATAAACAATAACACTAAATAAACTCCAATCCGTTTTATAGCTGTTGAAAATAATAAGAGAAACCAATCCTAAAACACCAAAAACAGCTCCAATGGCATGAGAAATGGCATTTAATAGCTCTTGAAATGGTGTTTGTTTATGAATGGACAACTTTTATTTTTTCTGCTTATCTAACCAAATTTCAGTTAATTCGTAAAAATTATATTCTTCTGCTGCTTTTTGTCTAACCAATAATCCATCTTTAAAACTGCGTTGTAATATATCTTCAATAAGATAATCTTCATATACATTTTTAGGGTCGAAAAGTTTTTTTAAGGAAATATCGAACATACTGGCGGTTGTATTGTACCAAAAGGCACGCCAACCACTTCGGAGTTCTTTAACGAGTCCAAACGTTGTTTTACCCGTTTGCCTATGTATTAACTTTACTAAAATTTGACCTTCGGTACGTGATAATTTTTTCAATTCATCAGAAAACTCGCCTTCAATATATTTTTGAATCATTTTAGTGTAACGTCGCTTCTCACTTGCTTTTTTCATCGACTCCAACCTTGTACTTAAAGAATCCAACCTTTCAGAAGCTAATTTGGCATAGGGATATACTTTAAGTGTTTTCCGGCGTAAGATCAAATACTTAATACGGTCTGCATTACTAGGAAATTTTAAATCGCCAAGTATATAAATAGGATTTAAATTGACTATAGTTTGAGGTACCGAATCGCCCTCAATAAACATGTATTGATATTCCGAAGCATCCTCATCATCATCTTTAGCTTGGGCAAAGAAAAAAATAGGACAAACTAAAAATAGATATATTATAAAATTCTTCATAAAAACATTGGAGCAATAATCTACCAAATTTAACAAATTACACTATTAAACCATTTTTTTTACCTATTTATTTTATTGATAAAAAAAATTCAGACGCAACCTAAGACAATTAAAATAATTATTAACTATATAAAACAATAATTATTTTAATTATGTTAGTTTGTATTTAATATTATTAATTTAGTGCAAAACTTTAATAAAAGACGATGAAGAGCATTTTAAACAAAAAGTCTATGGACTTTTTAGAATCATATTTAAACAATGCAGCGCCTACAGGATATGAATGGACTGGGCAAAAACTGTGGATGGATTACTTAAAACCTTATGTTGATGAGTTTATTACAGATACCTATGGTACAGCTGTAGGCATTATAAACCCGAAAGCAAAATATAAAGTTGTTATTGAAGGCCATGCAGATGAAATTTCTTGGTATGTGAATTATATTTCGGATAACGGATTGATTTATGTTATTAGAAATGGTGGAAGCGATCACCAAATAGCGCCGAGTAAGGTTGTAAATATTCACACAAAAAATGGCATTGTAAAAGGTGTTTTTGGTTGGCCAGCCATCCACACAAGAGACAAATCGAATGAAGAAGCTCCTAAACCTGATAATATTTTTATCGATTGCGGTTGTAAAACCAAAGAAGATGTTGAAACATTAGGTGTACATGTTGGTTGCGTTATCACCTACCCAGATGAATTCCATATTTTAAACGGTGATAAATTTGTATGTCGTGCATTAGATAACCGCATGGGTGGTTTTATGATTGCCGAAGTGGCTCGTTTATTAAAAGAAAATAAAAAAACATTGCCTTTCGGACTTTACATTGTTAATGCTGTACAAGAAGAAATTGGTTTACGTGGTGCCGAAATGATTACGCAAACCATTAAACCCAATGTGGCTATTGTTACCGATGTTACTCACGATACCACTACACCCATGATTGAAAAGAAATCACAAGGCGATTTAGAAATGGGTAAAGGCCCAGTAATTGCTTATGCACCCGCGGTACAACAAAAGCTTCGTGATTTAATTACAGATACGGCCGAAGCTAAAAAAATACCATTTCAACGCAACGCTTTGTCGCGTGCAACAGGTACTGATACCGATGCTTTTGCTTATAGTAATGGCGGTGTTGCTTCTGCTTTAATTTCATTACCACTTCGCTACATGCACACCACTGTAGAAATGGTACATAGAGAAGATGTAGAAAACGTTATAAAACTTATTTACGAAAGTTTACTTAATATAGAAGAGGGAGAAACCTTTAGTTATTTTAAATAATTTTTAATTTAAACGTCATTGCGAAGAGGTACGACGAAGCAATCTGTTGGTTCTTTGTTCCATACTAAACTTTAGAATAAGTTTCATAAGATTGCTTCGCTCTTTTTCTAGTAAAAAAGCTCGTAATGACGTTTCATAATTCTTTATGGACGAATACATAGACATTGTAGATAAGCAAGGAAACCCCACAGGAAAATCGGAACTAAAATCAATAGTTCACCAAAAAGGATATTTCCACCATACGTCACATGTTTGGTTTTACACTAAAAATGGAGAGGTGTTATTATCACAACGTTCAGCAAAAAAAACTATTTGTCCGCTTATGTGGGATGTGTCAGTTGCAGGACATATAGATGCAGGTGAAACTCCTAAACAAGCTGCCATTAGAGAAGCTGAGGAAGAAATAGGCCTCATAATTTCAGAAAATAAATTACAATCTATTGGTGTTTTCGAATGTTTTCAAACTTATGATAATGGTATGGTAGATAATGAATTTCACAACACCTTTATTGCCGAAATTTCAGTCCCGCTTTCAAAATTAACACTCCAAGAAGAAGAGGTTGAAGCTTTAAAATTTGTTACGCTAGATGCCTTTAAAAAACTAATAAAAAATATTGGGGAAGATAATCACTTTGTGCCTTCTAATAAAGCTTATTACGAGTTGGTGTGGCAAAATATTATAAAAAAAACAGCTTAATTCAACCACATGAATCTACTCATTTTTGCCATTGCTCCTATTTTTATTGTTATCTTCTATATCTATTTAAAAGATAAATATGAGAAAGAGCCTAAACGTTTATTATTATATAATTTTTTATTAGGTGCCATCGTTAGCATTCTTATTACAATCATTATGTACTATGGTTTTAATATATTCCTCCCTATTACTGATCAAACTAGTGTTTTACAACAATTTATAAAAGCATTTTTTGTAGTTGGTTTTACCGAGGAGTTAAGTAAATACCTTATAGTTCTTTATTACTCACAAACTCATAACGAATTTGATGAACCTTTTGACGGGATTGTTTACGCTGTTATGGTATCGATGGGTTTTGCTGCAACCGAAAATATTTTTTATGTGCTAGAAGGCGGAATAACAACAGCTTTTTTAAGAGCATTAACAGCAGTACCTGCACATGCTACTTTTGGAGTATTAATGGGTTACTTTATGGGGAAGGCTAAATTTTCGAAGAATAAAATTATTCTAAATTTAGCAGGCTTATTACTCGCTATATTATTTCATGGCACCTACGACTTTTTCTTATTTATAGATTTCATTCCTGGTGTTTGGATAGGAGCCTTTATTTCGCTATTTATTGGTGTTCTATTATCTAGAAAAGCCATAAAAAGTCATCAATTAAACTCTAATTTTAAAGTTTAATACTTATAAATCTTATAAAAATGGATGTTTCAAAAGAATTAATAAAAGCTACAAACTTACTTTTAGAAATAGCATCACTACTCATGGTTTCTGGAGCCAATACAATAAGAGTCAATTTGAGCATCAATAGATTTGCTGCTGGGTTAAATTTTAAAACCTCATGCTTTATAAGTCATAAAAGTATTATTATGACATTATATCAAGAAGATTCTACTCTAAGCTGTACAAGAGTAAAAAACATTCCACCACATGCTATCAATTTTTCTATCATTTCAGCCATTAGTAAAGCCAGTTGGGGTGCCATAAACGAAAACTGGACACTTAAACAAATTTCTAATGAAATTGAAAAAATAAGAACCCAAAAAAGATATTCGAAACTAACCGTTCTTATAGCTGTAAGTTTTGCCGGTGCTGGTTTTTGCAATATTTTTAAAGGTGATTATTTAAACATGCTTGTGGCATTTATTAGTACATTTATTGGACTACTGGTTTTTCAGTTAACCCATAAAGAAAAGTTCAATGTATATATCCGTATATTTTTTAGTTCTTTTATAGCCTCGCTATGTGCAGGAATTGGCATTATTTATAATATTGGTGCGAACCCTCAAACAGCTTTAGCTACATCTATTTTATTCTTAGTTCCTGGTGTTGCACTCATTAATTCATTCACCGATTTATTAGATAATAATATAATAAATGGTATGGTACGTTTTACAACAGGACTTATGACCGTACTTGCCATTGCGCTAGGTTTATTTATAACCATGCTAATTTTTCAATTAAACTGATATGATGGAAATAATCTTGAAATTATTAGAAGTTGCTGCTTGGTCTGGAGTGGCTGCTATAGGTTTTGGAATACTTTTTAACATTCCAAAAGGAACCATTATTACTGTTTTTATTTTAGGGTTTACTGCTGGCTTAATTAAATTTACCCTCTTAAAATTTAATCTAAACATTGTATTGTCCACTTTTATTGCCGTGCTTTTTGTGGCTGTAGTTAGTATGCCCATTTCTCATAAAATACATCATCCTCCAGTGGTTTTTTGCATTCCACCTGTAATACCTATGATTCCAGGTTACTTTGCTTATGAAACCGTTTTATCTGTTATGAATTTTATTTTTATAGAAAAAGATATTGTTAAAAGAATAGCTCTTATAGATTCTATTTTTTATAATGGATTTACCATGTTTTTTATATTAATTTCAATAACTGCTGGGATTTCGTTACCTATGCTTTTATTGAGAAAAAGTACGGTTAAAAAGATTGATTTAGCATGAAATTAAATCTATAAAAAAAAGCAAACCAAATGGCTTGCTTTTTTTATATAGAAATTCTTGTATTAGCAGAAATTTATTAAATGTGTAAAGCTCTATCGTCTGTTGCCGCTAAAGCAGCTTCTTTAATGGCTTCTGTAAATGTTGGATGTGCATGACTCATGCGCGATACATCTTCAGCCGATGCTCTAAATTCCATAGCAACAACAGCTTCTGCAATCATATCTGCTGCACGTGCACCAATCATGTGTACGCCTAAAATTTCATCTGTTTTCTTATCTGCTAAAATTTTAACGAAACCATCCAAATCCATACTTGCTCTACTTCTACCTAAAGCACGCATAGGAAAAGAACCTACTTTGTATTCTACTCCAGCATCTTTCAATTGCTCTTCGGTTTGACCTACAGCAGCAACTTCTGGCCAAGTGTAAACAACACCCGGAATTAAGTTATAATCGATATGTGGTTTTTGTCCAGCTAAGGTTTCAGCAACAAACACGCCTTCTTCCTCTGCTTTGTGAGCTAACATAGCTCCTTTTACCACATCTCCTATTGCGTAAATGTTTGATGCACTTGTTTGTAAATGATTGTTAACTTCAATTTGGCCTCTATCAGTTAATTTTACGCCCGCTGCGTCAGCATTCAAGCCATCGGTATACGGACGACGACCAACAGCTACTAAGCAATAATCACCTTTAAACTCAATTTCTTCTCCTTTTTTATTGTCGGCTTTCACAATGACTTCATCACCTACACGCTCAACCGATTTCACTTTATGAGATATGTTAATACTAAATTTTTGTTTCTTCAATACTTTATTAAGTTCTTTTGAAAGACCAGAATCCATCGTTGGAATGATACGATCCATAAACTCAACTACAGATACTTCAGCACCTAAACGTTTGTAAACTTGGCCTAATTCTAAACCAATAACACCACCACCAATAACAATTAGATGTTTTGGTATTTCTTTAAGTTTTAAAGCTTCGGTAGATGTTATGATACGTTCTTTATCAATATTTATAAAGGGCAGACTTGAAGGTTTACTTCCAGTTGCTATAATCGTGTTTTTAGCTTCAATTTCAATAGTTTCTTCACCAGAAATTGTAATATGAGTTGCATCTTTAAAGCTTCCTAAACCTTGATAGACATCAATGTTATTCTTCTTCATTAAAAAATCAATACCACCAGTTGTTTGGTCTACCACAGCTTGTTTACGGGCAATCATTTTTTCAAGGTTCACTTTAATGTCTCCAGGAATTTCGATACCATGTTCTTCAAAATGCTTGATGGCATCTTCATAATGGTGAGAAGAGTCTAAAAGTGCTTTACTTGGAATACAACCTACGTTTAAGCAAGTACCGCCAAGAGAATTGTACTTTTCTATAATGGCTGTTTTCATGCCCAATTGTGCGCAACGAATGGCTGCCACATAGCCTCCAGGTCCTGAGCCAATAATGGCTACATCGTATGAATTCATATTATATTATTGAAGTTCGTTTATAAAAATTTGAATACAAAAATACAAATGTTTTGCGGTAAGACAATAAAAAAGAAATCTTAAATAACAGTAATTACTATTTATATTACATTCAAAATAATACCCGTTACAGATGAGAATCTTTTAAACCGACTCATTTTATTTCAACAATTATTTATTCGTTTTTATATCATTAAGTATCCAATCTAACTCAGGATCTTTATGCTGTTTTCGATCTTCAATAGTAGGAACAATAGCAACATCTGGTATGATGCCATAACCATTTGGAATTTGTTTATAAGGCGCTTCAATTTGCATTAATCCTATTCTTATGTTTAATTTAGAGTTTGGCATTTCGTAAATTTTATAAATACCAGCAACACAACCGTTATAAGCGCCACCAGTTTCTTCTCCTACAAAAACAGCTCTTTTATTAGCTTTCAAATGAGTTGACAGCAACGACGATGCTGAGAAAGAATTCCCATTAGTTATGACATACAATAATCCCTTATAATTTAATTCTTTAGGTTCTTTTTCTTTTGAAAACCTGAATTTATAATAAATTTTACCATCACTTTTATTTGTTTTCATCAAGTTTTGAGCGATAATAAACGGAGAAAGGACAACAGTTGATGCTTTAACTATAAACGGCGTAGTGTTGCTCATTAAAGATTTAAAATAAGGCAAACGGCTGTTTACTTCACTTTCTTCAACTAACTTATAATTCTTGTTCGTTAAAAAAGAATAGAGATAATCTATTTCTGCGATTCTTCCTCCTCCATTATCACGTAAATCCAAAATAAGATGTTCAGTTTTTAGTGAATCCAGTTTCTTGAAACTTTCTTTATAAAACTTCTTGTAATTACCATTAGTAAAGCTTCTCATTTTCATGTATGCAACTACACTATCTTTTCCTATGAAATCAAAATTTCGAGTATACTCTTTTTTGGCTTCTATAAAACCTCGCTTTCTATTTTCTTTACGCTTCTTTTTGGCTGCCAAACGGTTTTGACGCTTTTCTTCCTTACTCATTTTTAGAGGTATTATTGGAGCAATGGAATCGTTGTTTTTGGATTTTTCAGCTTTTAAAATACGTCTAAACGTTTTTGTAAACAGCGAATCTTTTTGTTTAAACTCAATGTCAAGACTGTCTAAAAAACCTTTGTCTTTGTAATAATACGTAGAAAAATGATTGCCCACGGCCCTGTTGTACAAGGTTTGATTATATCCATCAGAAGAAAATAGACTTTTGTATAGTTGAACTAAGTTTGTGGCAGTATCACCTTCAATTTTAAAAACTTCGTTTCCAATAACGGTTGAATCGTTTCCTTTGGTACCTACTACCCAAAGTTTGTTATCTAGATATTCAAATTCTAAATCATAAAATTCAAATTTTCGTTTCATTAATGCTTTTTTCTCTTTTTTTGTGAAACGCTTGCTTACCGAACCTACCGATATATGCCCTTGTTTTATTTGAGCCACCACAGGTGCCAATTTTTTATAAAACTCGCGTGATGGTATTGCAATTGTTATCGCTTTTTTTAAACTATCGAACTTAAAGTCTAAAATTTCCTTACTAGTATATTCATACAATTTGGGATGGTGTTTTTTTAATTGATTATAAACCTTATCGACATCACTTCTTAAACTCTCAACAGTGTGTAACTTTGTAATTTGCTCGTTATGTTTTTTAATGTTTCCGCAAGACACGAAAAACATTAAAACAACAAGAAACAGGAATTGTTTTTTCATACACTATACTACTATTTTAAGCTCTTGTAAATTACTCGTATTTTAATCAATCCAAAAAGGATTTAAATTTATTTAACGTTTCAATAAAAAGGAATGTGAGTCTAAAAATAAATTTATGTAGTTTTGTGGTCGATGCAAAAAAAAATAAACATACAAAACAAAAAAGCACGCTTTCTATATGAAATTTTAGATAAGTATACCGCTGGTATTGTACTAACGGGTACCGAAATAAAATCGATTAGAAGCAGTAAAGCCTCAATCGCAGAAAGTTTTTGTGAGTTTAATGAAAAAGGAGAGCTTTTTGTAATTAATGCCACCATTGAAGAATATGCTTTTGGTAATTATTACAACCACCGTCCAAAAGCGGAACGGAAATTGCTTCTAAATAAGCGAGAACTTAAAAAATTACATAAAGAAGTTCAAAACTCGGGGCTTACTATTATTCCGCTGCGTTTGTTTATTAATGAAAAAGGTTATGCCAAAATGGACATTGCTTTAGCTAAAGGTAAAAAGCTTTTTGATAAACGAGAAACCATAAAAGACCGCGATAGTAAACGCGATTTAGACCGTATAAAGAAAAACTTTAAATAAATTACTAATATACATATAGGTAACTAATCTGTTTAAAAATGATAAAAAAATTGCTCCTACTGGTTTTAATTTCTTTTGTATCTGTAAACATACAATCTCAAGAAAAAGGTAAAGATGCGGCCAAAGATTATACGGAGAACGTATTAACTATAGACAGTACTATCAATTCTTTATATGCAGTTATTTCGGGTGAAAAGGGCAAAAAAAGAGATTGGACACTTTTTAAATTTTTATTTCACCCAGATGGCAAATTAATTACTTCGGGCAAAAATAATGAAAGAGCATTTCAAATACGCTATATGAAACCAGACGATTATGTTAAAAGTTCTGGGAAATGGATAGTAGATAATGGTTTTATTGAAAAAGAAATTCACAGAACAGTTGATGCTTTTGGTAACATGGCACATGTGTTTAGCACATTTGAATCGTTTCACAGTAAAACTGATGAGGAACCTTTTATGCGAGGTATTAACAGTATCCAATTACTTAACGACGGTAAACGCTGGTGGATAATTAATGTGTTTTGGGATAACGAAAACCGAAGAAACCCAATACCTAGAAATTATTTACCGAAATAAAAACGTTAGTTGGTTAGTCGTTTTTTATTAAGTTGTGTGGATTAAACAACTCCACACAACTTAACAATTAATTCTTATCCTCTAACAATGGCACAAAACGGAATTCACCAAACTCGTGTTGTTCAAATTCTTTGATATCTTTTCTAATAAAAAGTGTCATAATTTGCACATCATCTCCAACAGGTATTACCAACCTACCACCTATTTTTAACTGACTTAATAAGGGCTTAGGCACAAAAGGTGCACCAGCCGTTACTATAATACTATCAAAAGGTGCTTGTTCTTTTAGGCCTTTATAACCATCTCCAAAAATAAGCTTCTTTGCGCGGTATCCTAATTTGGGTAAGAAATGATTCGTTTTTTTAAACAGCTCAAGTTGACGTTCTATACTATATACTTTAGCCCCTAATTCGCATAAAACAGCTGTTTGGTAACCGCTTCCTGTACCTATTTCTAGAATTTTATCTTCTTTTTTTACTTGCAATAATTCGGTTTGAAAAGCCACGGTATAAGGTTGCGAAATGGTTTGGTCTGCCGCAATAGGAAATGCTTTATCTTGATAGGCATGATCTAAAAAACCAGAATCCATAAACAAATGCCTAGGTATATTACCAATAGCCTTTAAAACGGCTTCATTTTTTATTCCTTTGTTTACTAATACATTAACTAACTGCTGGCGTAATCCTTTATGCTTAAAAGTATCTTTCAATGTTGGTTTGGTTTGAAGGTTAAAATTACTCAAACATTTTAAGCTTAAAAAGTTTAAATAGAAATTAATTTTATGTTGTTTTTAATCTGTTAATTACAAATTAAATATGACTACAATTTTCATAAAAGTATTTAAACGTGAGATGAACAAGACTTTTAGCAAATAGGCCCGCGTTAGGGGTTGAAGCAAGCTACCATGTAGCGCGGAAAACCCGACCCGAAGGGGAACGCACTAATATTTTTTTAACTAAAATTTCGTGTATAATAGTCAAATTCATGTTCTAAATATCTTATTTTTGTTGAAAACGTAACATATGATGCTAAAAGCTGGAGTACTTGGTGCTGGCCACCTTGGAAAAATTCATTTAAGACTTCTTAAACAATCTGATAAATATGAGCTTGTTGGTTTTTATGATGCCGATGAAAACAACGGCAAAAAAGTAGAAGCTGAATTTGGATATAAATTTTTCAATTCTATTGATGCTCTTATTGATGCTGTAGATATGGTAGATATTGTAACGCCTACCCTATCGCATTACGATTGTGCCAAAAAAGCTATTGCAAAAGGAAAACATATTTTTATTGAAAAACCTATAACAAATACCGTTGAAGAAGCTGAACATATTAGAGAACTTCTTGCTGAAAATAACCTGAGAGGGCAAGTTGGCCATGTAGAACGGTTTAACCCAGCATATTTAGCGGTGAAAGATGAGATAAAATCACCCATGTTTATAGAATCACACCGCTTAGCGGAATTTAACCCGCGTGGTACCGATGTGCCTGTGGTATTGGATTTAATGATTCATGACATTGACATTATTTTAAGTGTTGTAAAATCGAAAGTAAAAAACATTAGCGCTAGTGGTGTGGCAGTAATTAGTAACTCGCCCGATA
The genomic region above belongs to Mariniflexile litorale and contains:
- a CDS encoding M42 family metallopeptidase, with translation MKSILNKKSMDFLESYLNNAAPTGYEWTGQKLWMDYLKPYVDEFITDTYGTAVGIINPKAKYKVVIEGHADEISWYVNYISDNGLIYVIRNGGSDHQIAPSKVVNIHTKNGIVKGVFGWPAIHTRDKSNEEAPKPDNIFIDCGCKTKEDVETLGVHVGCVITYPDEFHILNGDKFVCRALDNRMGGFMIAEVARLLKENKKTLPFGLYIVNAVQEEIGLRGAEMITQTIKPNVAIVTDVTHDTTTPMIEKKSQGDLEMGKGPVIAYAPAVQQKLRDLITDTAEAKKIPFQRNALSRATGTDTDAFAYSNGGVASALISLPLRYMHTTVEMVHREDVENVIKLIYESLLNIEEGETFSYFK
- a CDS encoding DUF4294 domain-containing protein, whose amino-acid sequence is MKNFIIYLFLVCPIFFFAQAKDDDEDASEYQYMFIEGDSVPQTIVNLNPIYILGDLKFPSNADRIKYLILRRKTLKVYPYAKLASERLDSLSTRLESMKKASEKRRYTKMIQKYIEGEFSDELKKLSRTEGQILVKLIHRQTGKTTFGLVKELRSGWRAFWYNTTASMFDISLKKLFDPKNVYEDYLIEDILQRSFKDGLLVRQKAAEEYNFYELTEIWLDKQKK
- a CDS encoding NUDIX domain-containing protein → MDEYIDIVDKQGNPTGKSELKSIVHQKGYFHHTSHVWFYTKNGEVLLSQRSAKKTICPLMWDVSVAGHIDAGETPKQAAIREAEEEIGLIISENKLQSIGVFECFQTYDNGMVDNEFHNTFIAEISVPLSKLTLQEEEVEALKFVTLDAFKKLIKNIGEDNHFVPSNKAYYELVWQNIIKKTA
- a CDS encoding DUF4268 domain-containing protein; translated protein: MFSKEESRLLRQEFWTSFGKSFPRKWILYDTKLKGFSFKFHFDTKTALVAIDLEDDLEFRIKYWEKLLALKSILLDDFLPEAIFEEAYFLENEKEISRIYIPLEQKVSIHNKNTWRDVMEFFNEKMNLFEAFFEEYKDVIEG
- a CDS encoding hemolysin III family protein encodes the protein MHKQTPFQELLNAISHAIGAVFGVLGLVSLIIFNSYKTDWSLFSVIVYGISIITLFTASTVFHSVKDEVKKHYFRIVDHISIYFLIAGTYTPILLITLPQSLGWTLFYIVWGIAFFGVILKLFFTGRFEIFSTLLYLVMGWLIVFDFTNLSIQMESNGILLLFAGGLSYTVGIIFYAIKKIPYNHVIWHLFVLAGAVFHFFMIFFYVI
- a CDS encoding ZIP family metal transporter, whose product is MNKFLFPILAVILGFILANVTKNQKSWNNKLLLSFSGSFLLALTLFELLPEVYEHLDSKRSGLFIMCGIMLQIVLELFSKGAEHGHVHIHKHATVFPWSLFISLCIHSFLEGFSIHDHNDMVYGILVHKIPIATLITMFLLQSSYTKTQIAGFLLVFAFMTPLGTYIGNTWEAVAAYSQIINAFVIGIFFHISTTILFESGEGHKFNLSKFISIVVGVGVAYLI
- a CDS encoding class I SAM-dependent methyltransferase — translated: MNKDSTTWFTSWFDTPFYHILYKDRDDTEAQHFMDTLTDYLNIPENGKILDLACGRGRHAVYLNSLGFDVTGADLSENSISYAKQFENDTLHFDVHDMCKPYNKPFDAIFNLFTSFGYFEKDAYNLHTINAIKTDLNETGFGVIDFMNSEFVIDNLVPEEVKTVDGINFNLKRYVKDGYIVKNISFTADGEDFEFQERVRAFTLADFEAFFEQAGVFLLDIFGDYKLHKYNAKTSERLVMIFK
- a CDS encoding GNAT family N-acetyltransferase; translated protein: MIKIKPALSLTDFKSISKLADIIWLEHYISIISLEQIEYMLIKYNSVQALEDQVNQGFLFFCITYNNIPVGYLGVKKEIDFLFLSKLYVLNDYRGKKIGKAAMQYVTELTNSFQLKKVILHVNKFNTSSILAYKKMGFIKTKEIVTDIGNGFIMDDYEMVKAIEN